One window from the genome of Salvia miltiorrhiza cultivar Shanhuang (shh) chromosome 7, IMPLAD_Smil_shh, whole genome shotgun sequence encodes:
- the LOC130994842 gene encoding NADP-dependent malic enzyme-like has protein sequence MLPFKRANFLRQAFGGLGLWKIGERKLGTGMEMNGEKVVDFGGGVEDFYGEDRASEDQAITPWTVSVASGYSLLRDPRHNKGIAFTEKERNAHYLTGLLPPAVFSQDLQEKRLMKILREYEVPLQRYMAMMDLQERNEKLFYKLLIDNVEELLPVVYTPTVGEACQKYGSIFRRPQGLYISLKEKGRILEVLKNWPEKSIQVIVVTDGERILGLGDLGCQGMGIPVGKLSLYTALGGVRPSACLPVTIDVGTNNKKLLDDEFYIGLKQNRATGQEYYELLEEFMSAVKQNYGEKVLVQFEDFANHNAFELLSKYRSSHLVFNDDIQGTASVVLAGLVAALKLVGGTLADHRFLFLGAGEAGTGIAELIALEISKKTNTPLEEARKKIWLVDSKGLIVSSRRESLQHFKKPWAHEHEPVKELLAAVKAIKPTVLIGTSSVGKAFTKEVVEAMASMNKKPLILALSNPTSQSECTAEEAYTWSEGRAIFASGSPFDSVEYNGKLFVPGQANNAYIFPGFGLGLIMSGTIRIHDDLLLAASEALAAQVTEENYAKGLIYPPFTNIRKISAHIAATVAAKAYELGLASRLPRPKDLVKFAESCMYTPVYGSYR, from the exons AACAGGGATGGAGATGAATGGTGAGAAAGTTGTAGATTTTGGTGGTGGTGTTGAGGATTTCTATGGTGAGGATAGGGCCTCTGAGGATCAGGCAATCACACCATGGACTGTTTCTGTTGCTAG CGGGTATAGTTTATTGCGTGATCCACGCCACAACAAAGGAATCGCCTTCActgagaaagaaagaaatgctCATTACCTAACGGGGCTTCTGCCTCCAGCAGTtttttctcaagatctccag GAAAAACGGTTGATGAAAATCTTGCGAGAATATGAAGTGCCACTGCAGAGATACATGGCCATGATGGATCTGCAG GAGAGGAATGAAAAGCTGTTCTACAAGCTTCTCATCGACAATGTCGAAGAGCTTCTCCCCGTAGTCTACACTCCTACAGTTGGTGAGGCCTGCCAGAAGTATGGTAGCATCTTCCGTCGTCCACAGGGTCTCTACATCAGCTTGAAAGAGAA GGGAAGGATTCTTGAAGTGCTGAAAAATTGGCCCGAGAAGTCTATCCAAGTTATCGTGGTAACAGACGGTGAGCGCATTTTAGGGCTCGGAGATCTTGGTTGCCAG GGGATGGGGATTCCTGTCGGAAAACTTTCTTTGTATACGGCTCTTGGTGGAGTTCGTCCCTCAGCT TGCTTGCCCGTAACCATTGACGTCGGCACAAACAACAAGAAGTTGTTAGATGATGAATTCTACATTGGTCTGAAGCAGAATAGAGCAACTGGGCAG GAATATTATGAACTTCTAGAAGAGTTCATGTCTGCTGTTAAGCAGAACTACGGGGAGAAGGTCTTGGTACAG TTTGAAGATTTTGCAAACCACAATGCCTTTGAATTACTTTCCAAATACCGATCTAGTCATCTTGTGTTCAACGATGATATCCAG GGTACAGCCTCCGTGGTTCTTGCCGGGCTCGTTGCAGCCTTGAAACTAGTTGGTGGAACTCTAGCAGATCATAGGTTCTTATTCTTGGGTGCCGGAGAG GCCGGGACTGGTATTGCTGAACTTATCGCTCTCGAGATATCTAAAAAG ACAAATACTCCATTGGAAGAGGCCAGGAAAAAGATTTGGCTGGTGGATTCTAAG GGGCTGATTGTCAGTTCTCGTAGAGAGTCTCTGCAGCATTTCAAGAAGCCTTGGGCACACGAGCACGAGCCAGTCAAGGAACTATTAGCTGCTGTTAAG GCAATCAAGCCGACTGTCTTGATAGGGACTTCGAGTGTTGGAAAAGCTTTCACGAAGGAAGTAGTCGAGGCCATGGCATCCATGAACAAG AAACCTCTCATACTCGCTCTGTCAAACCCGACCTCACAATCAGAATGTACGGCTGAAGAAGCGTACACATGGAGTGAG GGGCGCGCCATATTTGCTAGTGGAAGCCCGTTCGACTCTGTAGAGTACAACGGGAAGCTTTTCGTGCCCGGTCAGGCTAACAACGCTTACATATTCCCCGGGTTTGGTTTAGGTTTGATCATGTCGGGAACAATACGTATACACGACGACCTGCTATTAGCAGCCT CTGAAGCTTTGGCAGCTCAAGTGACGGAGGAGAACTACGCGAAAGGACTGATATACCCCCCGTTTACGAATATAAGGAAGATCTCAGCACATATTGCAGCTACCGTAGCTGCAAAGGCATACGAACTCG GTTTGGCGTCGCGTCTTCCCCGTCCGAAAGATCTGGTCAAGTTTGCAGAGAGCTGTATGTACACACCAGTCTACGGCAGCTATCGCTAA